The segment CCAACTGCAGGAGGCGCAAGGTGTTGGCGATTTGGGGGCGGCTCTTGCCCACCGTCTCGGCGATTTGCTCCTGGGTCAGGCCGAAGTTCTCCTGCAGGGCCAGGTAGGCTTGGGCTTCCTCCAAGGGGGTCAGGTCTTCCCGCTGGAGGTTCTCGATCAAGGCCACGGCCGTCATGGCCAGGGGCTCCATTTCCCTGACCACGGCGGGCACGGTGGCCAAGCCGGCCATCTGGGCCGCCCGCCAGCGCCTCTCCCCGGCCACCAGGGTGAAGCCGTCGGGATCCGCCGTGACCACTACGGGCTGGACGACGCCGTGCTGCCGGATGGAGGCTGCCAATTCTGCCAGGGCCTGCTCATCAAATTCCCGGCGGGGCTGGTTGGGATTGGGCCGGATTTGATCAACGGGGATCTCCCGCAAGCCCTCCCCCCCTGGAGGTTCATCCCTATGGGCGGGGAGCAGGGCATCCAGGCCTTTACCCAGCCGCCTCTTGGCCTTTGACAC is part of the Sphingobacteriaceae bacterium genome and harbors:
- a CDS encoding ParB/RepB/Spo0J family partition protein, producing the protein MSKAKRRLGKGLDALLPAHRDEPPGGEGLREIPVDQIRPNPNQPRREFDEQALAELAASIRQHGVVQPVVVTADPDGFTLVAGERRWRAAQMAGLATVPAVVREMEPLAMTAVALIENLQREDLTPLEEAQAYLALQENFGLTQEQIAETVGKSRPQIANTLRLLQLEPQVQEMLARQEISMGHAKVLLSVADGQRQVALARAVRDEGLTVRKLEERLQQAITGRRSKTRPARRDRARRGDPVLAGMAAELEQILSTPVTVQGADKGRPGRIVIEFYGDEDLNRLYDLLTGIGSDQVVQR